The following coding sequences lie in one Periophthalmus magnuspinnatus isolate fPerMag1 chromosome 24, fPerMag1.2.pri, whole genome shotgun sequence genomic window:
- the rars2 gene encoding probable arginine--tRNA ligase, mitochondrial — MACLFRRTIAAKLSRTLQQPEELLLPALSAVPVFKKQQTPDFKLSVSVLRLNGILPLTEDIQLQTEDLSRQLKPDNVVEHICAGSGAVNFTINRKHLVQKVLEPFESDTDTAFGLNSELLNRLNRGTTLVEYSSPNIAKKFHAGHLRSTIIGNFIANLKQALGNEVIRMNYLGDWGMQFGLLGAGFTQFGSYSKLRDNPLQHLFEVYVQVNREAEHNDDLRHKARDFFRKLEEGDTEAMSLWQCFRDITVEEYQHVYKRLGVHFDVYSGESLHQKQAQEVIEKLQSRGLLKTTEKGTGVVDLSISGDMSNVCTVLRSDGTTLYITRDIAAAIDRKDRYKFTEMIYVTDKSQANHFQQLFQILSALGHPWAESCRHVPFGLVKGMKTRTGEVVFLEDVLDEARTRMLHNMNQSKTTKELEDPEDTAEKVGLSALIVQDFKGPLQSDYSFDWDRILQAQGDTGVFLQYTHARLCSLLQKNNELEAAHFYPSLLDEPSAISVVQHLLRYDEVLCQSSQDLQPKHLVNFLLKLCHLTASAHRELPVKGSPVEVAQARRLLFKGSCSVLANGMKLLGITPVQKM; from the exons ATGGCGTGCTTATTTAGAAGAACGATTGCTGCCAAG CTGAGCAGGACTCTGCAGCAGCCCGAGGAGCTCTTACTACCCGCCCTGTCGGCTGTCCCAGTCTTCAAAAaaca GCAGACTCCTGATTTCAAATTATCAGTAAGTGTGTTACGACTGAATGGGATTTTGCCCCTAACAGAAGACATTCAGTTGCAGACAGAAGACCTAAGCAGACAG ttaaaaCCTGACAATGTGGTCGAGCACATTTGTGCTGGAAGTGGAGCTGTCAACTTCACAATTAACCGTAAACATCTCGTTCAG AAAGTGTTGGAGCCTTTTGAATCTGACACTGATACAGCATTTGGTTTAAACAGTGAACTTTTGAACAGACTTAATCGTGGCACCACATTGGTAGAGTACAG cTCTCCAAACATTGCCAAAAAGTTCCATGCTGGACATCTCCGCTCTACTATAATTG GGAACTTCATTGCCAACCTGAAGCAGGCTTTGGGGAATGAAGTTATCCGAATGAACTATCTAGGAGACTGGGGCATGCAGTTTG GTTTGTTAGGTGCTGGCTTCACACAGTTTGGCTCGTATTCAAAACTGAGGGACAATCCGCTACAGCATTTGTTTGAG GTCTATGTACAAGTGAACAGAGAAGCTGAGCACAATGACGACTTGAGACACAAGGCCAGAGACTTCTTCAGGAAACTAGAGGAAGGTGACACAGAGGCTATGAGTTTATGGCAGTGCTTCAGGGACATCACAGTGGAGGAGTACCAGCATGTGTATAAG CGTTTAGGGGTGCATTTTGATGTTTACTCCGGGGAGTCCCTTCACCAAAAACAGGCTCAGGAGGTGATCGAGAAGCTGCAGAGTCGAGGCCTGTTGAAAACAACTGA GAAGGGCACAGGAGTGGTGGATCTTTCTATTTCTGGAGACATGAGTAATGTATGCACTGTACTTCGGAGTGATGGAACTACTCTCTACATCACTAG AGATATTGCTGCCGCTATTGACCGAAAAGATAGGTACAAGTTCACAGAGATGATTTATGTG actGATAAAAGTCAAGCCAACCACTTCCAGCAGTTGTTCCAGATTCTGTCGGCTTTGGGACACCCCTGGGCTGAAAG CTGTCGACATGTCCCGTTCGGTCTGGTGAAGGGGATGAAGACTCGGACTGGAGAGGTGGTCTTTTTGGAGGATGTCCTGGATGAGGCCCGCACCAGGATGCTGCACAACATGAACCAgtcaaaaa CTACAAAAGAACTTGAAGATCCAGAGGACACGGCTGAGAAAGTGGGGTTAAGTGCATTAATAGTCCAG GATTTTAAAGGGCCTCTACAGTCAGATTACAGCTTTGACtgggacagaatcttacaggcTCAGGGGGACACTGGGGTCTTCCTCCAGTACACCCACGCACGGCTCTGCAG TTTACTCCAGAAGAATAACGAGCTGGAGGCAGCTCATTTTTACCCTTCCCTACTGGACGAGCCATCTGCCATCTCTGTAGTGCAGCACCTCCTTCG CTACGATGAAGTGCTGTGCCAGTCATCACAGGATCTCCAACCCAAACACCTGGTCAACTTTTTATTGAAGTTGTG CCACTTGACTGCTTCTGCGCACAGAGAGCTGCCCGTCAAAGGAAGTCCAGTAGAAGTAGCACAG
- the akirin2 gene encoding akirin-2 has translation MACGATLKRSLDFDPLMNQASPKRRRCAPMVSPVSSPQKYLRLEPSPFGEVSSRLTTEQILHNIKQEYKRLQKRRHLDSGFQQQGDGCCPVELQNIHSGAALPGMSSGASSPTRKEQPLFSLRQVGMICERLLKEREEKIREEYDEILTSKLAEQYDAFVKFTHDQLMRRFGEQPASYVS, from the exons ATGGCTTGTGGAGCTACTCTGAAGAGGAGTCTGGATTTCGACCCCTTAATGAACCAGGCTTCCCCGAAAAGACGGAGGTGCGCCCCGATGGTGTCTCCGGTGTCTTCGCCCCAGAAATACCTGCGTTTGGAGCCGTCGCCTTTTGGTGAAGTGTCGTCGAGACTCACAACAG AGCAAATCCTCCACAACATAAAGCAGGAGTACAAGCGTCTGCAGAAGAGGCGGCACCTGGACAGTGGTTTCCAGCAGCAGGGAGATGGATGCTGTCCGGTGGAGCTGCAGAACATTCACAGTGGAGCAGCGTTACCAG GGATGTCCTCAGGAGCTTCGTCTCCCACCAGGAAAGAGCAGCCCCTGTTCTCGCTCAGACAGGTTGGGATGATCTGTGAAAGACTACTGAAGGAGCGTGAGGAGAAGATTCGCGAGGAGTACGATGAGATCCTCACCTCCAAACTCGCAG AACAATATGATGCCTTTGTGAAGTTTACACATGATCAGCTGATGCGAAGATTTGGAGAGCAGCCGGCCAGCT ATGTCTCCtga
- the cnr1 gene encoding cannabinoid receptor 1 — translation MKSVLDGVADTTFRTITSGLQYLGSNDANYDDPLNNVDFKSSFSLQKPLSAFRSNSFPDKVPVDEDLILKNIPFFPTNATDLFSNRTLREDGSNIQCGENFMDMECFMILTPSQQLAVAVLSLTLGTFTVLENLVVLCVILQSRTLRCRPSYHFIGSLAIADLLGSIIFVYSFLDFHIFHRKDSPNVFLFKLGGVTASFTASVGSLFLTAIDRYISIHRPLAYRRIVTRTKAVIAFCMMWTISIVIAVLPLFGWNCKRLNSVCSDIFPLIDENYLMFWIGVTSVLVLFIIYAYIFILWKAHHHAVRMLSRASQKSLVVYSADGTKVQTTRPEQARMDIRLAKTLVLILVVLVICWGPVLAIMVYDLFWRMDDDIKTVFAFCSMLCLLNSTVNPIIYALRSKDLRHAFLSSCHACRGSGQQLDNSLESDCQNRHISAHRAAESAVKTTVKIAKVTISVSTDTSAEAV, via the coding sequence ATGAAGTCAGTGCTGGACGGAGTGGCCGACACCACCTTCAGGACTATCACCTCTGGGCTGCAGTACCTGGGCTCCAATGATGCCAACTACGACGATCCCCTCAACAATGTGGACTTTAAGAGCTCCTTCTCACTGCAGAAGCCGCTGTCGGCTTTCCGCAGTAACTCCTTTCCAGACAAAGTCCCTGTGGACGAGGacctcattttaaaaaacatccCATTTTTCCCCACCAATGCCACAGACCTGTTTAGTAACCGGACTCTGCGGGAGGATGGCAGTAACATTCAGTGTGGGGAGAACTTTATGGACATGGAGTGCTTCATGATCCTGACCCCGAGCCAGCAGCTGGCTGTGGCCGTGTTGTCTCTGACCCTGGGCACCTTCACTGTGCTGGAGAATCTGGTGGTGCTGTGTGTCATCCTCCAGTCTCGCACACTGCGCTGCAGACCCTCCTACCACTTCATTGGCAGTCTGGCCATCGCCGATCTCCTGGGCAGCATTATATTTGTGTATAGTTTCCTGGactttcacatttttcacagaAAGGACAGCCCTAATGTGTTTCTGTTCAAGCTGGGCGGAGTCACCGCCTCCTTCACTGCGTCAGTGGGCAGTCTGTTCCTCACTGCCATAGACCGCTACATTTCCATCCACCGCCCCTTGGCCTACAGACGCATTGTGACGCGCACCAAGGCTGTCATCGCCTTCTGCATGATGTGGACCATCTCCATAGTTATTGCAGTGCTACCTCTGTTTGGCTGGAACTGTAAGCGTCTCAACTCTGTGTGCTCTGACATCTTCCCCCTCATCGATGAAAACTACCTGATGTTCTGGATCGGAGTGACCAGTGTCCTGGTCCTCTTCATCATCTACGCCTACATCTTTATCCTGTGGAAGGCACACCACCACGCCGTACGTATGCTGAGCCGCGCCTCTCAGAAGAGTCTGGTGGTGTACTCTGCCGATGGGACTAAAGTGCAGACCACACGGCCGGAGCAGGCACGCATGGACATCCGCCTGGCCAAGACCCTGGTGCTGATCCTGGTGGTGCTGGTGATCTGCTGGGGCCCCGTGCTGGCCATCATGGTGTACGACCTGTTCTGGAGGATGGATGACGATATCAAGACAGTGTTTGCCTTCTGCAGCATGCTCTGCCTACTCAACTCCACAGTCAACCCCATCATCTATGCTCTGAGGAGCAAGGACCTACGGCACGCCTTCCTGAGCTCGTGCCACGCCTGCCGGGGCAGTGGGCAGCAGCTGGACAACAGTCTGGAGTCGGACTGTCAGAACAGACACATCTCTGCACACCGCGCCGCCGAGAGCGCCGTCAAGACCACTGTGAAAATCGCCAAAGTCACTATCTCTGTGTCCACAGACACCTCGGCTGAGGCTGTGTAG